AGTGATTGGCGCAAGCGCTGGAATCATCGGCGGAGCGCCCTGCTCGCCAAAAGCAAGACCTGACGGAATAATAAAAGTAGCCTTTGCTCCCTTGTTCAGCAGCTGCAAGCCTTCGTCCCAGCCTTTAATAACTTTGCCCTCACCTACCGGGATACGGATTGGCTGGTATTGGCGACGCGGGTCAACCGGCATTTTGCTGTCTTTAGCTTGTTTCTCAGCATCTTCTTTAACGCTGGTATCAAAAATTTTCCCGTTAAGCAATTTGCCTGTGTAATTTACAACGGCAGTATCGCCGGCAACAATGTTAGGGCCTGATCCCGGCTTGTCTATCTGGTATTGTAAACCAGATGCTGTAGTTTGCAGTTTAAGCTTGTTGTCATCTGCATACTTTTTAATTCTGGCAGGTTCAGCTTTCTTAACTGCTTCAATCTGGCCTTTCATATACTCAGATATTCTGCCCTGGAAAACAACATCAGTAAGGCTGCCGCGAGGAATCACCTTTTCTACTTTAATATCATACACCAGGTATTTGCCTTTTAAGCCTGGTGGCTTTGGCTGGCCCTTTTTGAATACCGAGTCGATATTCATTTTGAAGGTAGCGCTGTCGCCTTCACTCAGCAGTAATAAACCGCTGGCAATATCACCTTTTTTAGAATTTGGCGGCATAACGCTTGGAGATGGACGGCCTTGCTCGTAGGTGCTGTAGATAACAGAATCACCTTCTGTTTTAAGTACCAGGTTCACGTTTAAAAAGTCGCCTGCTTTAATGTTGGTGCCCGACTTATCGGTATGTATATCGTAAAGCAACCCGCCTTCGGCCTGCTTAAATCCGCCTTTACAGCTTGCCAGGCCAGCGGCAGCAAGCGCTATAATCACTAAGTTTTTTCTCATTTTAAAGTTTACTGTATTAATAGTTTTTTATATTCTGGTAGTATCGATTTAAATTCTGCCACGACCTCGTCAAGGCTTTTGTTTGATTGCCCGCCCGACGCGTTGCGGTGACCGCCACCGCTGAAGTATTTCTTGCATATTTCATTAGCCGGAAACTCTCCCTTAGAACGCAGCGAAAGCTTTACCATATCTTTCCGCTCCACAATGAAAGCAGCAAGCCTTATGCTGGCAATAGAAAGCGCGTAATTAACAATACCTTCTGTATCGCCGGTGTTTACGTTAAACTGTTGTATGTCGGCTTTACTAACGTAAATAATGGCAGTATTGTATTCAGGTAATATTTCAAGCTTATTTGCCAAGCAGTAGCCAAGGAAGCGCAACCTGTTTTCTGATGAGCTATTATAAATAAGATCGTGTATGCGCCAGTTAACCGCGCCTGCATCTATCAAGTCGGCTACTATGCGGTGCACCTCTGCAGTGGTGTTGGGCAACCTGAACGAAGCCGAATCGGTTAAAATGCCGGCATAAAGGCAACTAGCAACGTCTTTGTTGATGTACTCTTTATAGCCAAGCTCGTTAATAATAAACCCGTAAACCAGTTGTGCGGTAGCACATGCGTTTATGTTCCAGCAGCGGTAATCATCAAAATCCTGCGGCTCCAGATGATGGTCTATCATTACCTTGTAAGCTTTGCTTGCGCCCACCAGTTCGCCCAATTGATTGATGCGGCTAAGGTGATTAAAGTCAAGGCAAAAAATAATGGCAGCTTCGGCAACCAGTAACGCTGCCTCTTCGGTATTTTCCGTATAGATGATCACCTCTTCATTACCGGGCATCCAACTTAAAAAGTCGGGGTAATCGGTAGGGGCAATAACCTTCGCATGGTGGCCAAGCTGTACCAGGTAATTGTACAATCCTAATGACGAACCCATAGCATCTCCATCAGGTTTATGATGGGTGGTGATAACTATTTTTTGGGGCTGGGCTAAAAGTTCTTTAAGCGAGGCTAAATCCAACATCAATTATAAAACGAGGTGCAAAGCTAAATAAATTAATTAAATACAAGTGGCTTATTTAAGCGTAAAAGCTTTATGTTTCAGATGTAAAAGCCTACTTTTGCACCAATTTTTAAATACAAAATGAAAACGAACAGAACATTTACAATGATAAAGCCTGATGCTGTTGCAAACGGGCATATCGGCGCAATTTTAGACAAGATAACCAAAGCTGGTTTTAAAATTATAGCCCTTAAATATACCGCTCTTACAAAAGAAAAAGCAGGCGAATTTTACGCAGTGCACCAGGAACGCGGCTTTTTTAATGATCTGGTAAGCTTCATGACTTCAGGCCCGATTGTAGCTGCTATTCTCGAAAAAGAAAATGCTGTAGCTGATTTCCGTACGCTTATTGGCGCTACTGACCCTACTAAGGCTGATGAAGGTACTATACGTAACCTGTTTGCAAAATCAATAGAAGCAAATGCTGTACACGGATCAGATTCTGACGAAAATGCCGAAATAGAAGGCAACTTTTTCTTTAACGGATTCGAAAGGTTCTAGTAATCAACATACTCTGCCCGGTTGTAATAAAAGTTGCAACCGGATTTTTTATGCCCTGTTCTTTGCGGTTTGTAAATAAGTTTACTAGCTTTACTTAGTTACCCAATTTTCCACCCGATAAAGTTAAGATTATGAAGCTGCTAATTAGATACACAATTTACTCTGTTATAATAGTTGTGCTTTTATTACTTGCTTTAGATGTGTACCGCTTTCACCCCGAAGCGCAGTTCGCTTTCATTTTCCCGGGCATATTTCTGCTGGCCTTTTCAAGTATAATGGACGATGCCATGAAAGGCATATCTTCACGCTTGCGATTAGGACGCAGGTAGGTTAGAGAAAAATAATTTCCTCTACCAATTGGGTTTTGGCTTCCTCGTTAATGCCGGCGATTATTTGTGTGCGCATCATAACCAATTCGTTTTTAATTACGCTTGATTCCATTCTTACAAAAAGCTTTTTATCACGTATATAAATTTCTTTTGTACGGTTGGCAACCGCTTTCCCAACCAGCTTTGGCCATAAAGTGGTTATTCCTGTTTCATCGTACCGGCGCTTCAGCTTGTAAACATTAAGCATCTGCTCAATAGCTTCTTTAATGGATTTGTCGTTTGTTTTACGCATCAATATTTCCTCCGGCTACTTTAAATAACTGCACCTCAACGTCAATCGCCTTAAAAATACCCTCCACCCGAGCTACGCTGGTGTCGGTTATTAATACCTGCCCAAAATCATTATTGCTCACCATTTGCATTAATTTTGTAACACGGCCTTCATCCAGCTTGTCAAAAATATCATCAAGTAAAAGCAACGGCTTAAACCCATTCTTTTGTGTTAAAAAGGTGTATTGTGCCAGTTTAAGTGCAATTAAAAAGGATTTTTGCTGCCCTTGCGACCCAAACTTCTTCATCGGCAGTGTATGTATGTTAAAGCTCAAATCATCTTTATGAATACCTGCCGTGGTACGCTCTAGTATCCTGTCGCGCTCCAGGTTTTTATTTAGCAGAACTTCCAGCTTGTCTTTCAGCAGTTGCGATTCGTAAACAAGCTCCACTTCTTCAGCGCCATCGCTTATAAAATTGTAATGCTGGTTAAATATAGGCGTGAACACTTCCATAAACCCACGTCGCTTTTCAAATATCCGCGTGCCCGATAAAGCAAGCTGCTCATCAAGCACAGCCATCAGGTCGGGGTCGTAACGGCCGGTATCCGAAATTTGCTTCAACAGGGTATTGCGGTTTAGCAGCACACGGTTGTAAGCGATCAGCTCATCCAGGTATTGGTTATCGGTTTGAGAGATTACATTATCTATAAACTTACGCCGCTCTTCGCTTCCTTCTATAATAATGCTGATATCGTAAGGAGAAACCATCACCAGGGGCAATAGACCAATATGATCCGCTAGCCGCTGGTAGTCCTTTTTGTTGCGCTTGAACTGCTTTTTTTGGTTACGCTTAATACTGCAGGCAACTACTTCTTTTTGACCGTTTTTAACAAATACGCCGTTAATCATAAAGAAGTCAGCACCCTGCTTAATCTGTTGGCTATCAATTGGATTGAAATAACTTTTACACAGCGACAGATAATGCACGGCATCCAGCAGGTTGGTTTTACCTGCGCCATTGTTACCTACAAAAGCGTTAACGCCTTCACTTAGTGTAATGCCCGCTTCGGTATAGTTCTTGAAATTTAAAAAGGATAGCTGCTGCAAATGCATGGGCTACAAATTTAGTTATTTTAGTTGATGATGATTAGGAATATATAGTCTGTAAGTTCCGTGTCAAGGTATTAATTTTGAGGCTACATTATTGCGATGAAGAAAGCAATTTCCAAATAAAATGGTCGCCCCAAGCATGTCTATGATTGCGCCGGCCCGCTTCAGCGTGAATGCTTACAACCCTTTTTGCACGCGGCGGAGAGAGAGTCGACAGCGAAGCATGTTGGGCGAGTAAACTATAACCCGCTGCCTTGAACCACGCCACGCTGCAAGATGCGTTGGTCTATAAAGTACTGTATCTCACTTTTTTTTAGACCCCAGTTTGGAGCAATGAGCAATTCACGGTCGCTAAGGCCAAAAAGGCGTTGAATGATAATGTCCGGACGTACCAGCGGCAGCAGGTCGCATAGGA
The genomic region above belongs to Mucilaginibacter terrenus and contains:
- a CDS encoding FKBP-type peptidyl-prolyl cis-trans isomerase, with product MRKNLVIIALAAAGLASCKGGFKQAEGGLLYDIHTDKSGTNIKAGDFLNVNLVLKTEGDSVIYSTYEQGRPSPSVMPPNSKKGDIASGLLLLSEGDSATFKMNIDSVFKKGQPKPPGLKGKYLVYDIKVEKVIPRGSLTDVVFQGRISEYMKGQIEAVKKAEPARIKKYADDNKLKLQTTASGLQYQIDKPGSGPNIVAGDTAVVNYTGKLLNGKIFDTSVKEDAEKQAKDSKMPVDPRRQYQPIRIPVGEGKVIKGWDEGLQLLNKGAKATFIIPSGLAFGEQGAPPMIPALAPITFTLEVVDIVKANPNAPKTTAPQPPAMR
- a CDS encoding DHH family phosphoesterase, with translation MLDLASLKELLAQPQKIVITTHHKPDGDAMGSSLGLYNYLVQLGHHAKVIAPTDYPDFLSWMPGNEEVIIYTENTEEAALLVAEAAIIFCLDFNHLSRINQLGELVGASKAYKVMIDHHLEPQDFDDYRCWNINACATAQLVYGFIINELGYKEYINKDVASCLYAGILTDSASFRLPNTTAEVHRIVADLIDAGAVNWRIHDLIYNSSSENRLRFLGYCLANKLEILPEYNTAIIYVSKADIQQFNVNTGDTEGIVNYALSIASIRLAAFIVERKDMVKLSLRSKGEFPANEICKKYFSGGGHRNASGGQSNKSLDEVVAEFKSILPEYKKLLIQ
- a CDS encoding nucleoside-diphosphate kinase, translating into MKTNRTFTMIKPDAVANGHIGAILDKITKAGFKIIALKYTALTKEKAGEFYAVHQERGFFNDLVSFMTSGPIVAAILEKENAVADFRTLIGATDPTKADEGTIRNLFAKSIEANAVHGSDSDENAEIEGNFFFNGFERF
- a CDS encoding DUF721 domain-containing protein; translated protein: MRKTNDKSIKEAIEQMLNVYKLKRRYDETGITTLWPKLVGKAVANRTKEIYIRDKKLFVRMESSVIKNELVMMRTQIIAGINEEAKTQLVEEIIFL
- the recF gene encoding DNA replication/repair protein RecF (All proteins in this family for which functions are known are DNA-binding proteins that assist the filamentation of RecA onto DNA for the initiation of recombination or recombinational repair.), with product MHLQQLSFLNFKNYTEAGITLSEGVNAFVGNNGAGKTNLLDAVHYLSLCKSYFNPIDSQQIKQGADFFMINGVFVKNGQKEVVACSIKRNQKKQFKRNKKDYQRLADHIGLLPLVMVSPYDISIIIEGSEERRKFIDNVISQTDNQYLDELIAYNRVLLNRNTLLKQISDTGRYDPDLMAVLDEQLALSGTRIFEKRRGFMEVFTPIFNQHYNFISDGAEEVELVYESQLLKDKLEVLLNKNLERDRILERTTAGIHKDDLSFNIHTLPMKKFGSQGQQKSFLIALKLAQYTFLTQKNGFKPLLLLDDIFDKLDEGRVTKLMQMVSNNDFGQVLITDTSVARVEGIFKAIDVEVQLFKVAGGNIDA